One Gammaproteobacteria bacterium genomic window carries:
- the dusB gene encoding tRNA dihydrouridine synthase DusB translates to MTGSCIQIGQVELRGSVLAAPMAGVSDRPYRRLARIHGAALAVSEMVSANPALRHSSESLRRTEHGGETGPISVQLLGADPLQMAEAARFNVDRGANIIDINMGCPSKKVCNRRVGSALLRHEKLVGQILDAVVSAVDVPVTLKIRTGWDPDHRNGVRIAKIAESAGVSALSVHGRTRQCRFHGPVEYQTIKQIKREVGIPVIANGDIDSPQKAKRVLEFTQADGIMIGRAAQGQPWLFGRIASYLNSGIDPGDPHPVSKRDTLLRHLSELYLLYGNVKGVRIARKHVSWYTSAMGNAQVFRRRFNLIGRPDEQVEFVRHHLIGPEG, encoded by the coding sequence ATGACGGGTTCCTGTATCCAAATCGGCCAGGTCGAGCTGCGGGGCAGCGTATTGGCTGCACCCATGGCCGGCGTGAGTGATCGACCATACCGTCGTCTCGCCCGCATCCACGGTGCTGCTCTGGCTGTCAGTGAAATGGTCAGTGCAAACCCCGCACTTCGCCACTCGTCCGAGAGTTTGCGCCGAACTGAGCACGGCGGTGAAACAGGCCCCATCAGTGTTCAGCTGCTCGGCGCGGACCCGTTACAGATGGCTGAAGCTGCAAGGTTCAACGTAGATCGTGGCGCCAATATCATCGACATCAACATGGGCTGTCCATCCAAGAAAGTGTGCAATCGCCGGGTCGGCTCGGCTCTGTTACGGCATGAAAAACTGGTGGGTCAAATCTTGGACGCTGTGGTTTCAGCAGTCGATGTGCCGGTCACGCTAAAGATTCGAACCGGGTGGGACCCGGATCACCGCAACGGGGTTCGTATCGCGAAGATCGCAGAATCGGCGGGTGTAAGCGCGCTGTCAGTACACGGCCGTACCCGCCAGTGCAGATTTCATGGTCCAGTCGAATATCAGACCATCAAGCAAATAAAACGGGAAGTAGGGATCCCCGTCATCGCAAACGGTGACATCGATTCACCACAAAAAGCGAAGCGGGTGCTGGAATTTACCCAAGCTGATGGGATCATGATTGGCAGGGCAGCGCAGGGACAGCCCTGGTTGTTCGGTCGTATTGCCAGCTATTTAAACAGTGGAATCGATCCGGGAGACCCCCATCCAGTCAGTAAACGTGATACCCTTCTGAGACACCTGAGCGAGTTGTACTTGCTCTATGGAAACGTCAAAGGTGTCCGTATCGCCCGTAAACATGTGTCGTGGTACACCTCGGCAATG